One Microbacterium esteraromaticum genomic window carries:
- a CDS encoding pyrimidine dimer DNA glycosylase/endonuclease V, which produces MRIWSLHPSHLDRAALVACWRETLLAQAVLAGRTKGYTRHPQLERFRTQPDPLASVGAYLSGIADEADARSYRFDRTRILAPASPVSRIPVTEGQLALEWMHLGAKLDQRSPTDAVRWRAASPTAHPLFTVVPGPVESWERATTVVT; this is translated from the coding sequence GTGAGGATCTGGTCGCTGCATCCCTCGCACCTCGACCGGGCCGCCCTGGTCGCGTGCTGGCGTGAGACCCTGCTCGCGCAGGCGGTGCTCGCGGGGCGCACGAAGGGGTACACCAGGCATCCGCAGCTCGAGCGCTTCCGCACTCAGCCCGACCCGCTCGCCTCCGTCGGCGCGTATCTGTCAGGAATCGCGGACGAGGCCGACGCCCGCAGCTACCGCTTCGATCGAACGCGCATCCTCGCGCCTGCCTCACCGGTCTCCCGCATCCCGGTGACGGAAGGGCAGCTGGCACTCGAGTGGATGCATCTGGGCGCGAAGCTCGACCAGCGCAGCCCGACGGATGCCGTGCGCTGGCGCGCCGCGTCGCCGACAGCGCACCCGCTGTTCACGGTCGTGCCCGGACCGGTGGAGTCATGGGAGCGGGCGACGACCGTCGTCACATGA
- a CDS encoding GNAT family N-acetyltransferase, with the protein MTPWTRAVDADAGRAMIAAAASRVRARRLAVQHWAEPEPERGEIWHLVDDPVTVWAMPDATGALLLDIDVPVRDGVDAARLRRWLAELAAVAGWTGSWRVGVLDHDPLMASLTADPDARHVATKMQLDVRTVAEPSGVHLRAMDDVDYAAYRERADEEYAQERVAAGADPSIEAARATAAAQMAEMLPDGPRTRGQRMWTVRDGAGERVGILWVALRDGFGFINDISLDESRRGQGIGTQVLRAAAAEMRAVGLGVLALNVFGSNDAARRLYAREGFRETETLWSVPIPAASVA; encoded by the coding sequence ATGACACCCTGGACCCGCGCCGTCGATGCGGATGCCGGCCGAGCGATGATCGCCGCGGCCGCATCACGAGTGCGGGCCCGAAGGCTGGCGGTGCAGCACTGGGCGGAACCCGAACCCGAACGCGGTGAGATCTGGCATCTCGTCGACGACCCGGTGACGGTGTGGGCGATGCCGGATGCCACCGGCGCGCTGCTGCTCGACATCGATGTGCCCGTCCGCGACGGCGTCGATGCGGCGCGGCTGCGGCGGTGGCTCGCCGAGCTGGCGGCCGTCGCCGGGTGGACAGGCAGCTGGCGGGTCGGGGTGCTCGACCACGACCCGCTGATGGCATCCCTCACCGCGGATCCGGATGCCAGGCACGTGGCGACCAAGATGCAGCTCGACGTGCGCACCGTGGCCGAGCCGTCCGGCGTGCACCTGCGCGCCATGGACGACGTCGACTACGCGGCCTACCGGGAGCGCGCTGACGAGGAGTACGCGCAGGAGCGTGTCGCCGCCGGTGCCGATCCGAGCATCGAGGCGGCCCGTGCGACCGCGGCCGCGCAGATGGCCGAGATGCTTCCCGACGGGCCCCGCACGCGTGGGCAGCGGATGTGGACGGTGCGCGACGGTGCAGGCGAGCGCGTCGGCATCCTCTGGGTCGCGCTGCGCGACGGGTTCGGGTTCATCAATGACATCTCGCTCGACGAGAGCCGGCGAGGGCAGGGCATCGGCACCCAGGTGCTGCGTGCCGCCGCGGCGGAGATGCGGGCGGTCGGGCTCGGCGTGCTCGCCCTCAACGTCTTCGGCAGCAACGACGCCGCACGGAGGCTGTACGCCCGCGAGGGGTTCCGCGAGACCGAGACGCTGTGGTCTGTCCCGATTCCGGCGGCATCCGTCGCGTGA
- a CDS encoding DUF7218 family protein — MPNQPELKDEELYEKLRDDGASKEKAARISNAAARDGRSAVGRRGGESGDYDDWTVDELKKRAKELGLEGYSDKRKAELIKMLRDH, encoded by the coding sequence ATGCCGAACCAGCCAGAGCTCAAGGACGAAGAGCTGTACGAGAAGCTGCGCGATGACGGCGCATCGAAGGAGAAGGCGGCGCGCATCTCGAACGCGGCTGCCAGGGACGGGCGATCGGCGGTCGGCCGGCGAGGCGGCGAGTCCGGCGACTACGACGACTGGACGGTCGACGAGCTGAAGAAGCGGGCGAAAGAGCTCGGCCTCGAGGGCTATTCCGACAAGCGCAAGGCCGAGCTCATCAAGATGCTGCGCGACCACTGA
- a CDS encoding pyridoxamine 5'-phosphate oxidase family protein, which produces MTIDASDRAAVAHFVRVCGSGVVASIGADGAPQAAYVGLTATDEGVLVFDATSDSRKVGNIRERPRVALAVTGADTSVQLEGRAHVARDEERWRLGEVYSERFPGSRALDVGFEVVVVDVHWVRVYDAGEHPPRVVEAIWE; this is translated from the coding sequence ATGACCATCGATGCCTCTGATCGCGCCGCCGTCGCGCACTTCGTCCGCGTGTGCGGATCGGGCGTGGTGGCCAGCATCGGCGCCGACGGCGCGCCGCAGGCCGCGTACGTCGGCCTCACCGCCACCGACGAGGGCGTGCTCGTGTTCGACGCGACGAGCGACTCGCGCAAGGTGGGCAACATCCGCGAGCGCCCGCGGGTGGCGCTGGCCGTCACCGGCGCCGACACGTCGGTGCAGCTCGAGGGCCGCGCCCATGTCGCGCGCGACGAGGAGCGCTGGCGGCTGGGCGAGGTGTACAGCGAGCGGTTCCCCGGATCGCGCGCGCTGGATGTCGGATTCGAGGTCGTCGTGGTCGACGTGCACTGGGTGCGCGTGTACGACGCGGGCGAGCATCCGCCGCGCGTCGTCGAGGCCATCTGGGAGTGA
- a CDS encoding MMPL family transporter, giving the protein MTTRAELRADRHKPRTLWRVLLSAALILLWLTGAGLGGPLFGKIDEVSSNDRTTYLPDSADATEVQRALDDFVGSDSIPAVVVFAADGGIDDALAEDLSAALEDATTAEGVKDGSSPVIVSDDGLAAQAFVPIDTDADIGDVSTALSADLRDAVPDGVEVYITGPAGFTADLVAGFAGIDGILLLVALAAVLVILVIVYRSLLLPVVVLSTSLFALCVALLVVWWAAKFGILLLSGQTQGILFILVIGAATDYSLLMVARFREELHGTENRWAAVAAAWRGSFEPILASGGTVIAGLLCLLLSDLKSNSTLGPVAAIGIVFAMLAALTLLPALLGLFGRAAFWPKRPAYEPERVAEVDPLEGRGLWPRLARGIRSRPRLIWISTAIVLAVAAVGVVQLDAKGVPQSDLVLGASEARDGQQVLGEHFPGGSGSPAYVLVDEGRLQDAADVLLADESVDGVSVTAADSPSGSAPVTADGITAFGPPGSPAPDPTVVDGRVLLQGTLADAADSADAEATVERLRSALEPMGGLVGGVTATAVDTNTASIHDRNLIIPVILGVILVILMLLLRAVVAPVLLILTTVLSFGSAMGVAALLFNGVFQFPGADPAVPLFGFVFLVALGIDYNIFLMTRVREESKRHGTREGILRGLSVTGGVITSAGLVLAATFAALSVIPILFLVQLAFIVAFGVLLDTFVVRSLLVPALGYDIGRAIWWPSKLSRRDAEPSRGPGRG; this is encoded by the coding sequence ATGACGACACGGGCCGAGCTTCGCGCCGACCGGCACAAGCCGAGAACACTCTGGAGGGTGCTGCTCTCGGCAGCCCTCATCCTGCTGTGGCTCACCGGGGCAGGGCTCGGCGGGCCGCTGTTCGGGAAGATCGACGAGGTCTCCTCCAACGACCGCACCACTTATCTGCCCGACTCGGCCGATGCGACCGAGGTGCAGCGAGCCCTCGACGACTTCGTCGGCTCCGACTCGATCCCCGCGGTGGTCGTCTTCGCAGCCGACGGCGGGATCGACGACGCGCTGGCGGAAGACCTCTCCGCCGCCCTCGAGGATGCGACGACGGCAGAGGGTGTGAAGGACGGCTCCTCCCCCGTGATCGTCTCGGACGACGGGCTCGCCGCCCAGGCCTTCGTGCCGATCGACACGGATGCCGATATCGGCGATGTGTCCACCGCCCTGTCCGCCGACCTCCGCGACGCCGTCCCCGATGGGGTCGAGGTGTACATCACGGGTCCCGCCGGATTCACGGCCGATCTCGTCGCAGGGTTCGCGGGCATCGACGGCATCCTGCTGCTCGTGGCGCTGGCTGCGGTGCTGGTGATCCTCGTGATCGTCTACCGCTCCCTGCTGCTGCCCGTGGTCGTGCTGAGCACCAGCCTGTTCGCGCTGTGCGTGGCGCTGCTGGTCGTCTGGTGGGCTGCGAAGTTCGGCATCCTGCTGCTGAGCGGGCAGACCCAGGGCATCCTGTTCATCCTCGTGATCGGCGCGGCGACCGACTACTCGCTGCTGATGGTGGCGCGCTTCCGCGAGGAGCTTCACGGCACCGAGAACCGGTGGGCCGCCGTGGCGGCGGCGTGGCGCGGCTCCTTCGAGCCGATCCTCGCCTCCGGCGGCACCGTCATAGCAGGCCTCCTGTGCCTGCTGCTGAGCGACCTGAAGTCGAACAGCACGCTGGGCCCCGTGGCTGCCATCGGCATCGTGTTCGCGATGCTCGCCGCGCTCACGCTGCTTCCCGCCCTGCTCGGCCTGTTCGGGCGGGCCGCCTTCTGGCCGAAGCGTCCGGCGTACGAACCGGAGCGGGTCGCGGAGGTCGATCCGCTGGAGGGTCGCGGTCTGTGGCCGCGCCTCGCCCGCGGCATCCGCAGCCGCCCTCGTCTCATCTGGATCTCGACGGCCATCGTGCTGGCGGTCGCGGCGGTCGGCGTCGTGCAGCTGGATGCCAAGGGGGTGCCGCAATCGGATCTCGTGCTCGGCGCGTCCGAGGCACGCGACGGGCAGCAGGTGCTCGGAGAGCACTTCCCGGGCGGGTCGGGCAGTCCCGCGTACGTGCTCGTCGACGAGGGTCGGCTTCAGGATGCCGCCGATGTGCTGCTCGCCGACGAGAGCGTCGACGGTGTCAGCGTGACGGCGGCGGATTCACCGTCTGGCAGCGCTCCGGTCACCGCAGACGGCATCACCGCCTTCGGCCCTCCCGGCTCGCCTGCTCCCGATCCGACGGTCGTTGACGGCCGCGTCCTGCTGCAGGGCACGCTGGCCGATGCCGCCGATTCGGCTGACGCCGAGGCGACGGTCGAGCGGCTGCGCTCCGCCCTCGAACCCATGGGCGGACTGGTCGGTGGAGTGACCGCGACCGCGGTCGACACGAACACGGCATCCATCCACGATCGCAACCTGATCATCCCGGTGATCCTCGGCGTGATCCTCGTGATCCTCATGCTGCTGCTGCGAGCGGTCGTCGCGCCCGTGCTGCTGATCCTCACGACCGTGCTCTCGTTCGGCTCGGCGATGGGTGTGGCGGCGCTGCTGTTCAACGGCGTGTTCCAGTTCCCGGGTGCCGATCCCGCGGTGCCCCTCTTCGGCTTCGTCTTCCTCGTCGCGCTGGGCATCGACTACAACATCTTCCTGATGACGCGGGTGCGCGAGGAGTCGAAGCGGCACGGCACCCGCGAGGGCATCCTGCGCGGACTGTCGGTGACGGGCGGGGTGATCACCTCAGCCGGGCTTGTTCTGGCCGCGACGTTCGCGGCGCTGTCGGTGATCCCGATCCTGTTCCTCGTGCAGTTGGCGTTCATCGTCGCGTTCGGTGTGCTGCTCGACACGTTCGTCGTGCGGTCGCTGCTCGTACCGGCGCTCGGGTACGACATCGGTCGCGCGATCTGGTGGCCGTCGAAGCTCAGCCGCCGTGATGCCGAGCCATCGCGAGGACCGGGTCGCGGGTGA
- a CDS encoding NADPH-dependent F420 reductase has translation MTVTSPIRTLGIIGAGRLGRVLAALAADAGYRVLIARSGDPAPIARAMSAIGAEAASVSDVVAGADAVVLALPLGRYRTLPAESMRGMLVIDAMNYWWGADGDRPDLDDPRTSTSELVQKHLAGARVVKGLGHMGYQDVEDEARPAGASGRKAIAIAGESADDLEVVSRLVDDLGFDPVIAGGLASGIMLEPGADAFGADVDAGELREMLDGFATSRRGIVVARARGGVLPA, from the coding sequence GTGACTGTCACTTCGCCGATCCGCACGCTCGGCATCATCGGCGCCGGCCGTCTGGGGCGTGTGCTGGCGGCTCTGGCGGCGGATGCCGGGTACCGGGTGCTCATCGCCCGTTCGGGCGACCCCGCGCCGATCGCGCGGGCGATGTCGGCGATCGGAGCCGAGGCGGCTTCCGTCTCGGACGTCGTGGCGGGGGCGGATGCCGTGGTGCTCGCCCTTCCGCTGGGCCGCTATCGCACGCTGCCGGCGGAGAGCATGCGCGGGATGCTCGTGATCGACGCCATGAACTACTGGTGGGGTGCGGACGGCGATCGTCCAGATCTCGACGACCCCCGCACGTCGACGAGCGAGCTGGTTCAGAAGCACCTGGCTGGAGCCCGGGTCGTGAAAGGCCTCGGGCACATGGGGTACCAGGACGTGGAGGACGAGGCGCGGCCCGCCGGGGCATCCGGGCGCAAGGCGATCGCGATCGCCGGGGAGTCCGCCGACGACCTCGAGGTCGTGTCGCGCCTGGTCGACGACCTGGGATTCGATCCCGTGATCGCAGGCGGACTGGCATCCGGGATCATGCTCGAACCGGGCGCCGACGCGTTCGGCGCCGACGTCGACGCGGGTGAGCTGCGGGAGATGCTCGACGGATTCGCGACGTCGCGGCGAGGCATCGTGGTGGCCAGGGCGAGGGGCGGCGTGCTGCCTGCTTGA